Proteins found in one Coffea eugenioides isolate CCC68of chromosome 5, Ceug_1.0, whole genome shotgun sequence genomic segment:
- the LOC113771651 gene encoding uncharacterized protein LOC113771651 has protein sequence MKTDVSKAGHDCRPLKRKSEVLASPVPLGASGKGLSYAPVDWPNVGDIWGWRVGTRVRAVGFYNDRFLYAPQRLQKKPTRKLLFQSKLSILRYLKSQFPEADIEAFFASFTWDVPAEAHSTKLRFRNHGEI, from the exons ATGAAGACTGATGTTTCTAAGGCAGGTCATGACTGTAGACCCTTGAAAAGAAAATCAGAAGTTCTTGCTAGTCCAGTTCCACTTGGAGCGTCAGGCAAAGGTTTGTCATATGCTCCAGTTGATTGGCCAAATGTTGGTGATATCTGGGGTTGGAGAGTTGGAACCAGAGTTAGGGCTGTAGGATTCTACAATGATCGGTTCTTGTATGCTCCTCAGAGGCTCCAAAAGAAGCCTACTAGAAAACTACTATTCCAGAGCAAGCTATCCATTTTACGTTATCTTAAATCACAATTCCCTGAAGCTGACATTGAAGCATTTTTTGCATCATTCACTTGGGATGTTCCAGCAGAAGCTCATTCTACAAAACTAA GGTTCAGAAATCATGGTGAAATATAG
- the LOC113771652 gene encoding peroxidase 7-like gives MKLCFYFVFALCLLAHVFIVVSANPLMLPTLKATKLHKTKPRKIPKVISPADILSTTYYIKSCPNLEGIIQQKVNDWIKKDYTIAASIIRLHFHDCAIRGCDASILLNHAGSERAAQASKTLRGFELINEIKAEVERRCPRTVSCADILTAAARDATVIAGGPFWEVPFGRKDGRISLAKEANMVPNGHENVTTLIDFFQKRGLNIVDLVTLSGSHTIGRSTCFSIQQRLDNFRGTGKPDSSMDVGYLNFLKKQCSRDTNFVNLDATTPRTFDEVYYKNVQTKKGLLQTDQLLYSDARTAPLVAALASQPQLFISQFAVSMVNLGNVQVLTGTKNGEIRHNCNYVNP, from the exons ATGAAATTGTGCTTCTATTTTGTTTTTGCCCTGTGTTTACTTGCTCATGTATTCATAGTAGTCTCAGCTAACCCTTTGATGCTACCAACTTTAAAAGCTACCAAATTACACAAGACTAAACCACGGAAAATCCCAAAAGTCATATCTCCTGCAGATATCTTGTCCACCACTTACTATATTAAGTCTTGTCCAAACCTTGAGGGCATCATCCAGCAAAAGGTGAATGATTGGATCAAGAAGGATTACACGATTGCAGCAAGCATCATCCGCTTACATTTCCACGACTGTGCTATTCGG GGATGTGATGCTTCAATCTTGCTGAACCATGCAGGGAGTGAAAGAGCAGCCCAGGCAAGCAAGACACTAAGAGGATTCGAATTAATCAACGAGATCAAAGCCGAAGTTGAGAGGAGGTGCCCAAGAACCGTCTCCTGTGCAGACATTCTCACAGCAGCAGCAAGAGATGCAACAGTCATTGCAGGAGGTCCTTTCTGGGAAGTGCCATTTGGTCGAAAAGATGGTCGAATTTCGCTGGCAAAAGAGGCAAACATGGTTCCGAATGGGCATGAAAATGTTACCACCCTAATTGATTTCTTCCAAAAAAGAGGCCTAAATATTGTTGATTTAGTCACTCTTTCGGGATCACACACTATTGGAAGAAGCACCTGCTTTTCGATCCAGCAAAGGCTCGATAACTTCAGAGGAACTGGGAAGCCTGATTCCTCAATGGATGTTGGATATCTGAATTTCTTGAAGAAACAATGTAGTCGTGACACGAACTTTGTCAATCTTGATGCGACAACTCCAAGAACTTTTGATGAAGTTTACTACAAAAATGTGCAAACAAAGAAGGGATTATTACAAACTGATCAGCTACTTTACTCGGATGCAAGAACTGCACCTCTTGTGGCGGCATTGGCATCTCAACCGCAACTCTTCATTAGCCAATTTGCAGTCTCCATGGTGAATCTTGGGAATGTCCAAGTTCTTACGGGTACTAAGAATGGTGAAATAAGGCATAATTGCAACTATGTCAATCCTTGA
- the LOC113770856 gene encoding amino acid transporter AVT1J-like, which translates to MDETAENSHSIAIPLLDGANESNELKPEGHLSTLGCTSFWKTCFHGVNSLSGVGILSVPYALSSGGWLSLFLLLIIACSTLYTGFLIQRCMDLETTIRTFPDMGQRAFGAKGRTLVSIIMNAELYLVATGFLIIEGDNLSNLFPDVGFAIGGFNIGARQSFVIMVGLIILPTVWLNNMNILSYVSASGVVASVVLLCSILWTGAFDGIGFHEKGRLVGWSGIPTAASLYAFCYCSHPVFPTLYTSMRNRRQFPKVLLLCFFFCTLTYALMAILGYLMFGSKVHSQITLDLPTNKISSKVAIYTTLVNPIAKYALMVTPIVDAIENRLLSGHKKRSDSLLIRTCLVFSTVIIAVAIPFFGQLMSLVGAFLSITASVILPSLCFLKISGTHQRFNLELLIITGIVLMGTAIMITGTYTSLLELIINFAM; encoded by the exons ATGGATGAAACAGCAGAAAATAGCCACTCAATTGCTATACCTCTCCTGGATGGAGCGAATGAATCCAATGAATTGAAGCCTGAAGGACATCTTTCCACTTTAGGCTGTACATCCTTTTGGAAAACATGCTTCCATGGAGTCAATTCTTTATCAGGTGTTGGGATACTCTCAGTCCCATATGCACTATCATCAGGTGGATGGTTAAGCTTATTCCTTCTCCTCATCATTGCATGCTCAACCCTCTACACTGGCTTCTTGATTCAAAGATGTATGGATTTGGAAACCACCATAAGGACTTTTCCTGATATGGGGCAACGGGCATTTGGGGCAAAAGGAAGAACACTTGTATCAATCATAATGAATGCTGAACTTTATTTGGTGGCTACTGGTTTCTTGATTATTGAAGGAGATAATTTGTCAAACTTATTTCCAGACGTTGGGTTTGCAATAGGTGGTTTTAATATTGGTGCAAGACAAAGTTTTGTTATCATGGTTGGACTTATAATTCTTCCCACGGTTTGGTTGAATAATATGAACATTCTTTCATATGTATCAGCTAGTGGAGTTGTGGCTTCAGTTGTACTTCTTTGCTCAATTTTGTGGACTGGTGCATTTGATGGGATTGGATTTCATGAAAAGGGAAGGTTGGTAGGTTGGAGTGGAATCCCAACAGCCGCTAGTCTTTATGCCTTTTGCTATTGCTCTCATCCTGTTTTTCCAACCTTGTATACTTCCATGAGAAATCGGAGACAATTCCCAAAG gTTTTGCTTCTTTGCTTTTTCTTCTGCACCCTTACCTATGCATTAATGGCAATTTTGGGGTACCTAATGTTTGGTTCAAAAGTTCATTCTCAAATAACCTTAGACCTTCCAACCAATAAAATTAGCTCAAAAGTAGCCATATACACCACACTTGTCAATCCCATAGCCAAATATGCATTGATGGTTACACCAATTGTGGATGCTATTGAAAATAGACTCCTCTCTGGTCACAAGAAAAGATCAGACAGCCTACTCATCAGAACCTGCCTCGTCTTCAGCACTGTCATTATCGCTGTGGCCATTCCATTTTTTGGACAGCTAATGTCACTCGTGGGAGCATTTCTGAGCATTACAGCTTCTGTCATACTACCATCCTTGTGCTTCCTGAAGATTTCTGGCACCCACCAGAGATTTAATTTGGAGTTATTGATCAtaactggaattgttttgatggGTACAGCAATTATGATTACTGGAACTTACACATCTTTGTTGGAGTTAATAATCAACTTTGCAATGTAA